From Methylobacterium radiodurans, a single genomic window includes:
- a CDS encoding SGNH/GDSL hydrolase family protein, whose protein sequence is MTRSRRSRIGGILSALFLAGTILPFGGAPVRAQWGDSYDAPDYAPRRRSRDAYYSREDVYRPPPRRYAPPQEAQRQFYWPWEDRPQPQAQPPAAEPTYRRPRPRAPEGSRSAEGSRPVVKRQTRPATAPPPKPAVAKTEPNVQIAVFGDSLADHLSRGLDDVFEDNADVAVIDRARGDSGLVRRDVVDWPKAAEDYLKSNPKVAYAVVMLGANDRQAIREGEESFEPLSERWREIYRARAAALVTVFRGRKLPLIWVSAPPMRSESLTRDLAAINDIVREVVQREGGIWVDVWPGFVDDRNRYTVSGPDLEGQTAKLRTSDGVHFTHAGARKLAHFVDVELKRLMGSAAPAPEAPAAVSAAPSPGLDGSPAKLDDVATIDRQITAMLPSLPEPPGIPALPVKPAAGPVVPLGRAEISPGGALISGRPQDGDPSGNVDRALQRGAAPLPQPGRADDFRWPPG, encoded by the coding sequence ATGACGCGCAGCAGGCGTAGCCGGATCGGCGGCATCCTCTCCGCCCTGTTCCTGGCCGGCACGATCCTTCCGTTCGGCGGCGCTCCGGTGCGCGCGCAGTGGGGCGACAGCTACGACGCGCCCGACTACGCGCCGCGACGCCGCTCCCGCGACGCCTACTATAGCCGCGAGGATGTCTACCGCCCCCCCCCGCGCCGCTACGCCCCGCCCCAGGAGGCGCAGCGCCAGTTCTACTGGCCGTGGGAGGACCGTCCGCAACCGCAGGCGCAGCCTCCCGCCGCTGAGCCGACCTACCGCCGCCCGCGGCCCCGCGCCCCTGAGGGAAGCCGATCCGCCGAGGGCAGCCGGCCGGTGGTGAAACGGCAGACGCGGCCCGCCACCGCGCCGCCGCCGAAGCCAGCCGTCGCCAAGACCGAGCCCAACGTCCAGATCGCGGTGTTCGGCGACTCGCTCGCCGATCATCTCAGCCGCGGCCTCGACGACGTGTTCGAGGACAACGCCGACGTTGCGGTGATCGACCGGGCCAGGGGCGACAGTGGCCTCGTGCGCCGGGACGTGGTCGACTGGCCGAAGGCGGCTGAGGATTATCTGAAGAGCAATCCGAAGGTCGCCTACGCGGTGGTGATGCTGGGCGCCAACGACCGGCAGGCGATCCGCGAGGGCGAGGAGAGCTTCGAGCCGCTGAGCGAGCGCTGGCGCGAGATCTACCGCGCCCGCGCCGCGGCGCTCGTGACGGTGTTCCGCGGCCGCAAGCTGCCGCTGATCTGGGTGAGCGCGCCACCGATGCGCAGCGAGAGCCTGACCCGGGATCTCGCCGCGATCAACGACATCGTCCGCGAGGTGGTGCAGCGCGAGGGGGGGATCTGGGTCGATGTCTGGCCGGGCTTCGTGGACGATCGGAACCGCTACACCGTGTCGGGTCCCGATCTCGAAGGCCAGACGGCGAAGCTGCGCACCTCCGACGGCGTGCATTTCACCCATGCGGGCGCGCGCAAGCTCGCCCACTTCGTCGATGTGGAGCTGAAGCGCCTGATGGGCAGCGCGGCGCCGGCGCCGGAGGCGCCCGCCGCCGTTTCGGCCGCACCCAGCCCCGGCCTCGACGGCAGCCCGGCCAAGCTTGACGACGTGGCAACGATCGACCGCCAGATCACCGCGATGCTGCCGAGCCTGCCCGAGCCGCCCGGCATTCCGGCCCTGCCGGTGAAGCCTGCCGCTGGCCCCGTGGTGCCGCTCGGCCGCGCCGAGATCTCGCCGGGCGGCGCGCTGATCAGCGGTCGCCCGCAGGACGGCGACCCCTCGGGCAACGTCGACCGCGCCCTCCAGCGCGGCGCCGCCCCCCTGCCGCAGCCGGGCCGGGCCGACGATTTCCGCTGGCCGCCGGGCTGA
- a CDS encoding glutamate synthase subunit beta, which translates to MGKITGFLEFDRQEQKYQLAADRIRHFREFTLPLDEHDLTKQAARCMDCGIPFCHGPTGCPVHNQIPDWNDLVFQSDWEEAARNLHSTNNFPEFTGRVCPAPCEEACTLNLENQPVAIKTIEQAIADRAWNMGWVKPEPAETRTGKRVAIVGSGPAGMAAAQQLARVGHDVHVFEREPKAGGLLRYGIPDFKMEKRHIDRRVKQMEAEGVVFHYNQNIGVTKSVEELKAEFDAVMFCGGAEDPRNPQLPNQDLEGVHYAMPYLVQSNRRVAAEPMPGNGEPPIVAAGKNVVVIGGGDTASDCVGTAFRQGALSVTQLDIRPRPPEREDKLSVWPYWPTKMRTSSSQAEGAEREFQAATLRLEANKKGRVTGVVCARVDEKRQPIPGTEFVLPADLVFMAIGFAGSVQKGLLEQSGVAMTKRGNIDANDEDYRTSDPKVWAAGDMRRGQSLIVWAIREGRQAARAIDEHLMGATILPR; encoded by the coding sequence ATGGGCAAGATCACAGGCTTCCTCGAATTCGACCGGCAGGAGCAGAAGTACCAGCTCGCCGCCGACCGGATCCGGCACTTCCGCGAGTTCACGCTGCCGCTCGACGAGCACGATCTCACCAAGCAGGCGGCACGCTGCATGGATTGCGGCATCCCGTTCTGCCACGGTCCGACGGGCTGCCCGGTGCACAACCAGATCCCGGACTGGAACGACCTCGTCTTCCAGTCGGACTGGGAGGAGGCCGCGCGCAACCTGCACTCGACCAACAACTTCCCCGAATTCACCGGCCGCGTCTGCCCCGCCCCCTGCGAGGAGGCCTGCACGCTGAACCTCGAGAACCAGCCGGTCGCCATCAAGACGATCGAGCAGGCCATCGCCGACCGGGCCTGGAACATGGGCTGGGTCAAGCCCGAGCCGGCCGAGACCCGCACCGGCAAGCGCGTGGCGATCGTGGGCTCGGGCCCGGCGGGCATGGCCGCCGCCCAGCAGCTCGCCCGGGTGGGCCACGACGTCCACGTCTTCGAGCGCGAGCCGAAGGCAGGCGGTCTGCTCCGCTACGGCATCCCGGACTTCAAGATGGAGAAGCGTCACATCGACCGGCGCGTGAAGCAGATGGAGGCCGAGGGCGTCGTCTTCCACTACAACCAGAACATCGGCGTGACGAAATCCGTCGAGGAGCTGAAGGCCGAGTTCGACGCGGTGATGTTCTGCGGCGGCGCCGAGGATCCGCGCAATCCGCAGCTGCCGAACCAGGATCTGGAGGGCGTGCACTACGCGATGCCCTACCTCGTCCAGTCGAACCGGCGCGTGGCCGCCGAGCCGATGCCCGGCAATGGCGAGCCGCCGATCGTCGCGGCCGGCAAGAACGTCGTCGTCATCGGCGGTGGCGACACGGCCTCGGACTGCGTCGGCACCGCCTTCCGCCAGGGCGCCCTCTCGGTGACGCAGCTCGACATCCGGCCGCGCCCGCCGGAGCGCGAGGACAAGCTGTCCGTGTGGCCCTATTGGCCGACCAAGATGCGGACCTCGTCCAGCCAAGCCGAGGGCGCCGAGCGCGAGTTCCAGGCCGCGACCCTGCGGCTGGAGGCCAACAAGAAGGGCCGCGTTACCGGCGTGGTCTGCGCCCGCGTGGACGAGAAGCGCCAGCCGATCCCGGGCACCGAGTTCGTCCTGCCGGCCGACCTCGTCTTCATGGCGATCGGCTTCGCGGGCTCAGTCCAGAAGGGCCTGCTGGAGCAGTCCGGTGTCGCGATGACGAAGCGCGGCAACATCGATGCGAACGATGAGGACTACCGCACCTCCGACCCGAAGGTCTGGGCGGCGGGCGACATGCGCCGGGGTCAGTCGCTGATCGTCTGGGCGATCCGCGAGGGCCGTCAGGCCGCCCGCGCCATCGACGAGCACCTGATGGGCGCGACCATCCTGCCGCGGTAG